The following proteins are encoded in a genomic region of Planococcus lenghuensis:
- the asnB gene encoding asparagine synthase (glutamine-hydrolyzing): MCGFTGFIGKTDNTPAVLEQMMDRIIHRGPDSSGTFIEDEAALGFRRLSIIDLEAGHQPLYNEDESSVLIFNGEIYNFMQLREELIAKGHTFATHTDSEVLIHGYEEYGEELVKKLRGMFAFVIWDRKEKKLFAARDMFGIKPFYYAEMNGTLLFGSEIKSFLPHPHFIKELNEQALKPYLTFQFPVLNETFFKGVFKLPAAHSMTYQNGKLTIQRYWSPKFQPETQPLEELVEEIDQVVRESVEAHRISDVKVGSFLSSGVDSSYVASVLRPNKTFTVGFSDRNFSEIDNAKALSDELGIENVNEVLDADACFEKLDEIQYMMDEPHSNPSIVPLYFLAGLARKDVTVVLSGEGADELFGGYAEYDTTPALKKYKQLPGFFRRPLGSIARMLPEVRGKNLMVKGGRPVEDWFIGQAKIFQEREAASLLKAPYKKGPSVKEIVRPYYEQVEQEDDITKMQHLDLHLWLVDDILLKADKMSMAHSIELRVPFLDREVMNAAAKVPSHYRINDIDTKYAFRLAAGRALPKESANRKKIGFPVPIRHWIREEKYYTQINEAFNSEAAAQFFDQKKILELLQDHYEEKANNGRKIWTIFMFLVWHKRYFG, encoded by the coding sequence TTGTGTGGATTTACGGGTTTTATCGGAAAAACGGATAACACGCCAGCTGTCTTGGAACAGATGATGGATCGAATCATACACCGGGGACCGGATTCTTCAGGGACATTTATCGAAGATGAAGCGGCCCTCGGGTTTCGGCGCCTGAGTATCATTGATCTCGAAGCAGGCCATCAGCCGCTTTATAACGAAGATGAGTCCTCTGTCCTGATCTTCAATGGCGAGATTTATAATTTCATGCAATTGCGGGAAGAACTGATTGCAAAGGGCCACACATTCGCAACACATACCGACAGTGAAGTGCTTATTCATGGCTATGAGGAGTACGGGGAAGAGCTCGTGAAGAAATTGCGGGGAATGTTCGCATTCGTCATTTGGGACCGTAAAGAAAAGAAGCTGTTTGCAGCACGGGACATGTTCGGCATCAAGCCGTTTTACTATGCCGAGATGAATGGCACATTGTTATTCGGTTCGGAAATCAAAAGCTTTTTGCCCCATCCTCATTTTATAAAAGAATTGAACGAACAGGCACTGAAACCATATTTGACATTCCAGTTCCCAGTGCTGAATGAGACCTTCTTCAAAGGGGTATTCAAGCTGCCGGCTGCTCATTCCATGACGTATCAGAATGGCAAGCTGACGATCCAGCGCTATTGGTCTCCGAAGTTCCAGCCGGAGACACAGCCGTTGGAAGAATTGGTGGAAGAGATCGATCAGGTTGTCCGGGAGTCAGTAGAAGCACACCGGATCAGTGATGTGAAAGTCGGTTCGTTCCTGTCCAGCGGCGTCGATTCCAGCTACGTGGCCTCCGTTCTCCGGCCGAATAAGACGTTTACGGTCGGATTCAGCGACCGGAATTTCTCGGAAATCGATAATGCGAAAGCGCTGTCCGATGAGTTGGGAATCGAAAACGTCAATGAAGTGCTGGATGCGGATGCCTGTTTTGAAAAGCTGGATGAAATCCAGTATATGATGGATGAACCGCATTCCAATCCTTCGATTGTTCCGCTGTATTTTCTTGCCGGACTGGCACGAAAAGACGTAACCGTCGTATTGTCAGGCGAAGGGGCGGATGAATTATTCGGCGGCTACGCGGAATATGACACAACGCCGGCGCTGAAAAAGTATAAACAATTGCCGGGCTTCTTCCGGAGACCGCTTGGCAGCATTGCTCGAATGCTGCCGGAAGTGCGGGGGAAAAATCTGATGGTGAAAGGCGGACGTCCTGTGGAGGACTGGTTTATCGGCCAGGCAAAAATCTTTCAGGAACGGGAAGCTGCTTCACTTCTGAAAGCGCCTTACAAGAAAGGGCCATCCGTGAAAGAAATCGTCCGTCCGTATTATGAACAAGTTGAACAGGAAGACGATATTACAAAAATGCAGCATTTGGACCTTCATCTATGGCTCGTGGATGATATTTTATTAAAAGCGGATAAAATGAGCATGGCGCATTCCATTGAACTCCGCGTTCCGTTTCTGGACCGGGAAGTCATGAATGCAGCGGCGAAAGTTCCGTCTCATTATCGGATTAACGACATCGACACGAAATACGCTTTCCGCCTGGCAGCCGGACGGGCTCTTCCAAAAGAATCGGCCAACCGCAAGAAAATCGGATTTCCTGTGCCGATCCGCCATTGGATCCGGGAAGAAAAATATTACACACAGATTAATGAAGCTTTTAACAGTGAAGCTGCAGCTCAATTTTTTGACCAGAAGAAAATACTGGAACTGTTGCAGGACCATTATGAAGAGAAAGCGAATAACGGAAGGAAGATATGGACGATTTTCATGTTCCTTGTCTGGCATAAGAGATATTTCGGTTGA